The Tolypothrix sp. PCC 7712 region GACTGATGTTTACATTTGTAATATCAACAAATGTCGCCCGCCAGAAAATCGAGTGCCAACTACAGAAGAAATGGCAGCTTGCTTACCTTACTTATTAGAACAAATTCGTTTAGTTGACCCAAAAATCATTTTATTAACTGGTGCAACTGCGGTTAAAGGTTTAACTAACGATAAGCGAGGCATTACGAAAATTCGCGGACAGTGGATGGAATGGCAGGGACGTTTGTGTATGCCAATTTTTCATCCTTCCTATCTACTGCGGAACCCTTCTAGGGAAGTAGGCGGCCCAAAATGGTTGATGTGGCAGGATATACAAGCAGTGCGTGCTAAATACGACAAAATTAGGCTAACTCATTAAACCTGCGGAAATGCTCATTGGATAATTGTGCCTTATGGAAAACTCACTATGAAAATGTTTACCATAAGGCATATATCCCTGGCGCAAAAATTATAAGAAAGTTTGATCTAAATAGCACCAACGCCAGTTTTCACCGCGTTCAAATGATTGTACCAATGGATGATTAGTTGCATGAAAATGTTTGGTGGCATGTTTGTTTTTTGAGGAATCACAGCAGCCGATATGTCCACAAGTGAGACACATACGTAAATGTACCCAGCGATCGCCTGTTTTCAGACATTCTTCACATCCTTGGGCACTGGGGGTGACGCTTTGAATTTGATCGAGATGATTGCAGCGTGAACTCATAAATACCTCGGATTTACATAAGATGGGCAAGCAGACTTAAAAGGTAATCGCCTATGGCAGACAGAAGGTGTTCAAATTAGCTATATATAGCTTTCTTATAAATTATTTCCATACTCCTTAATATCTGGTTAAGGATATGATTAATCTGATTTTGGTTGTGAAAGATATATACAGCTGATGAGCCAAACTAGTTTGCATAATCTGAATGATTATGATTTTATCCATTAATGGTATATTCCAAAAATTATGATAAAAATCG contains the following coding sequences:
- a CDS encoding uracil-DNA glycosylase yields the protein MSSETQLSLFDDSTFNQRDLIPTDAKIPIPANTYSDMTELAQHCNQCHRCGLGNNRTHAVVGRGNLKALIMVVGEAPGQNEDETGLPFVGKSGQLLEKILASVNLSTETDVYICNINKCRPPENRVPTTEEMAACLPYLLEQIRLVDPKIILLTGATAVKGLTNDKRGITKIRGQWMEWQGRLCMPIFHPSYLLRNPSREVGGPKWLMWQDIQAVRAKYDKIRLTH
- a CDS encoding ubiquitin carboxyl-terminal hydrolase 14 gives rise to the protein MSSRCNHLDQIQSVTPSAQGCEECLKTGDRWVHLRMCLTCGHIGCCDSSKNKHATKHFHATNHPLVQSFERGENWRWCYLDQTFL